The DNA region tgattaatgCAAAATACTTCATGAACTCTCAAATTTCTACTCCTGTTCAAATTTGAtcgaagaagaaaataaaaaattgataaacaTTATGGCTCCTAAATTAAGCAATTAATACATGCCAAAATGGGAGTACAATTTGGGTGTAGATGTAAATCTTACCATGAATTGTAACCCAATCCTGAGGACCTTCCGCTCCCaagaattcatatatatatatggcggCATACTCTGATCAGAATTGATtagaatttaatttgattcagAAATGAAGCAACCTGGGGCGATTCCCGTTGCTTTGTTGATAGGCCTGACGGGTTTGCTTTTGGTCGTCCTGCTAATCAAACAACGCCATCTTTTCGATTGCCCCTCCAGAGGTAAATATGTACCAGAAGATGATAGGTGTCAGAAACAACagataaaaaattacattttttttaagctTATAACTTGGTTTTGCGTAAATCTTGTTTTCTTTACCTTTTCCTTTTGCTGGCTGTCCCAGTTGCAGAAGATGAAACTCTTCTCCGGCGTGATGAGGTGGCGGAATTGGAACTGGATAAGCTCCTAGGTGGTCTTCTCCTTCCTGGATTTGATGAAAGATCGTGTCTGAGTAGGTATGAATCAGTGCTGTATCTTAAGGAACTAAAGCGCAAGCCTTCTTCTTATCTCATCTCCAAGCTACGAAGCTATGAAGCTCTTCACAAGCGCTGTGGGCCATATACAGAATCATATAACAAAACAGTGGAACTCATTGAGTCCGGTGAACGGCCGTTCCCCGACACAGGCTGTAAGTATGTGATTTGGATACCTATGAATGGGTTAGGAAACAGAATCATGTCTTTAACTACCGTTTTCCTGTACGCCGTTGTTACAAACCGAACGGTTCTTGCTTCTCCGATGGATCACACGCCGGAGCTCTTCTGCGAACCGTTCCCCGGAACTTCCTTGTTTCTCCCGGAGGATTTTCCGGTTACCGGCGATGAGTTCATGGAATTTGATCAGAACTCCGAAAGCTGTTACGGGAATATCGTGAGGAATAATGAACTGATTGATATGTCCAATGTGTGGCAATTACCGACTTTTGTGTACAACAATTTGGACCATGATAAAGATCGTTACGATGAACTGTTTTTCCAGGATGAACACCAGATGTTTCAGCAGAAAATTCCGTGGCTGATTATAAGATCAGACGAGTACTTCATCCCGTCTCTTTTCACCATGCCATCGTTCCAGAAAGTGTTGGGTCTCTCCATGTGAAGAAGCAAGATGGCAGACAAAGAAAATGGGACACTCACCTAATCTTTGTTTGTTTCCCTTTTGTCCTTAATGGATGAGAAATATTCCACAATATTTTATTCCTCATTTTCTTGGTCTTCTCTCGGTAGTATTGGGCAGCAGAGGAATGAATTATTTTCATTcccattcttcttttttttttcggccAGTAGAGAGAAACACAGAGAGGCAGTGAGTTCGGCAGTTCAGCAGAGGAAGAAaaactcatctttcttcttcctcttcttttggcGTTCGGCGGTTCATCAGCAGAAGGAACAAACtattttctccttcatctttGGTGTAGTTTTGCCGTGCTATTTTGTCGTGGGTTTGCCTAGCTCTTGGGTattttcttcatcaaatatttagAGAGGTCAGCTTATTTATTCCAGGAatctctttggataatctcgtaatatttctattcatttttatcctagtcttggaaattgaatattttgagtacgagatattattccttttagcctgtgaatattataagaatgtatttggcctaggagttgttgtatttgatgatttgtagATGTTTGGCTCGTGTGGTAGCCTGAAACTTTGTACCCAAGATTTGTGATATAGTGGAATATTTTGTTGTTGGTGGCCGGTGGTTTTTCCCCGcggttttggggttttccacgtaaatcttgtgttccttgtgttcatatttatttttgggctattgtgtattatctcgtatttgtgtaccgtgtcgggtctgtgattttgattgtcacaggAAGTGGGATTTTTCCTAACAGAAAGATCTGGAAAACATGTTTCCCGACAGGGAATCCGTGTTCCACCTCCTGGCACGCTACCTGTTTCATCCCACGAATCCTGTCTGGGACCTCATTACCAGATTCCATGAAGCTTACCTCACCGGAGCCGATGAGAAGATCGGACTTCAGGTCCGAGTGTTCGACCGTCCGGGCCCGTTCCAGCACGTGTTAGATCAGATACTATCATGTACGATGAAGGAGAACATACTCCCACAAATAAATCCAAAAGCTCCCCGCCGGCCCGCCCTAAACAGTAgctgtgtttggtaaaataattagtctatcagctaattttgtcttatttattaaatagttatcagctaacaactaatttatcaaaacaCTTTTTTACAATCAATCTATGTAATCAAGCAGTTATATTTTCTAATCCAATCacctaacagtcatttaccaattAAACAGGGCCAGTACCAGAAAGAACAAGACAAAAGTTGTGTTGATAACATCCTTAAGTTCCTGGTATGGCGACAAGATTCGAGACATGTATTTGCAGAATCCAACGTTAACCGGCGAGGTGGTCCGAGTTCACCAGCCCAGCCACGAAGAAAAGCAGAAATATGAGGAAACGTTGCACTACTCGAAGGCGTTGGCGGAGATGTATCTTCTGGGGATGAGTGATAGATTGGTTACGAGTGGATGTTCCACTTTTGGGTATGTAGCTCAGGGGCTTGGAGGTTTGCATTCATGGCTTATGTTCGCGCCGAAGAACCGGAAAGTTCCAGATCCGCCGTGTCAGCGCGTCGCCTCCATGGATCCTTGCTATCTTCTCCGACCGGCCGATACCTCTAAGACGCCGCTTCTTAATTACACAAGGTCCTGTGAAGATAGAGAGTGGGGTCTTAAGCTCTTCCCGGCCGGTTAATAACCAAACAAGatttcaacattatattttacttcaattatattctctaattttcatttttcagttTATGCTTTTGagttaaaaagaatataattgcTAAATGCTAATAAATACATTTTCTGTAGTAATACAACATTCATCTAATCTGGAAAGAATACCTTACCGCCATGAATTAAGTGGATCCATGAATTCTATCTCAAGGATATGAATTTTTGGAGTTGGAGGCCAAATAAAAATGATTCGGCTCTTATGAGAAGCATTGCT from Ipomoea triloba cultivar NCNSP0323 chromosome 6, ASM357664v1 includes:
- the LOC116021719 gene encoding galactoside 2-alpha-L-fucosyltransferase-like, with protein sequence MFPDRESVFHLLARYLFHPTNPVWDLITRFHEAYLTGADEKIGLQVRVFDRPGPFQHVLDQILSCTMKENILPQINPKAPRRPALNSSCVWASTRKNKTKVVLITSLSSWYGDKIRDMYLQNPTLTGEVVRVHQPSHEEKQKYEETLHYSKALAEMYLLGMSDRLVTSGCSTFGYVAQGLGGLHSWLMFAPKNRKVPDPPCQRVASMDPCYLLRPADTSKTPLLNYTRSCEDREWGLKLFPAG